Proteins from one Parasteatoda tepidariorum isolate YZ-2023 chromosome 4, CAS_Ptep_4.0, whole genome shotgun sequence genomic window:
- the LOC107453988 gene encoding annexin A7-like isoform X2, with product MNQFLILIALGVVFANAEEPFSIGLGTLSPSYSQTVGKENVKVQFDQKENGAFSYSVGDPSGSNSFLQFGDAAHQAAPAGYAAPSQYAAPAPAGYGAPAQAGYGAPAQAGYAAPAPTGYNGQMPAYNGANNFIAPAHGYQGYGGPAPQAGYFGNNGFQAAARKPEESGGGILPAGFSYHATDGQSFLGSMGESKTFMVEDSQESARGPAETSFFDRKPGLVNGLVGYGPGGARGGLQIGGYAGPQYQGAHKEHGGHE from the exons ATGAATCAG TTTCTGATTCTCATTGCTCTTGGTGTCGTTTTTGCCAACGCAGAAGAGCCATTTTCTATTGGACTTGGTACGCTATCACCATCTTACTCCCAAACTGTTGGCAAGGAAAATGTGAAAGTTCAATTTGATCAGAAGGAAAACGGAGCCTTTTCTTATTCCGTAGGAGACCCTAGTGGATCGAATTCATTCTTACAATTCGGAGACGCTGCTCATCAAGCTGCTCCAGCTGGCTATGCAGCGCCATCCCAATACGCTGCACCAGCACCAGCTGGATATGGTGCTCCAGCACAAGCTGGATATGGTGCTCCTGCACAAGCTGGATATGCTGCACCAGCACCAACTGGATATAATGGACAAATGCCAGCCTACAATGGCGCCAATAATTTCATAGCTCCTGCACATGGTTATCAAGGATATGGTGGTCCAGCTCCTCAGGCAGGTTATTTTGGAAACAATGGTTTCCAAGCTGCTGCTCGAAAACCAGAAGAGTCTGGAGGTGGTATATTACCTGCAGGTTTTTCTTACCACGCTACTGATGGACAATCCTTTTTGGGATCCATGGGAGAATCTAAAACTTTTATGGTAGAAGACAGCCAAGAATCAGCCAGAGGACCAGCCGAAACCAGTTTCTTTGATAGGAAACCTGGTCTTGTCAATGGACTAGTGGGCTATGGTCCTGGAGGAGCAAGAGGAGGTCTGCAAATCGGTGGATATGCTGGCCCGCAATATCAAGGAGCCCATAAGGAACATGGTGGACATGAATAA